Proteins from a single region of Nocardioides anomalus:
- a CDS encoding ferredoxin reductase family protein has protein sequence MTTVPTVARVPVARPRPSRAAADQGARLAAGATLWLSLLLVTYWWVADGGLGAPLAGGALVLSVGRLTGLVASVLLLAQVVLMARVPVLERAFGQDRLARVHRVVGFVGFDLMVTHVLTTSVGYAGGDLLASPGRLWRLVLDDPGMLLAAAGTLALVMVVVTSVRAARRRLRYESWHLLHLYAYLGVGLALPHQLWTGQQFVGSAARTLFWWTAWALAAVAVLVWRVGVPAYRTLRHDLRVTAVVPEAPGVVSVHVAGRDLHRMPVEAGQFLTWRFLAGPGWSRAHPYSLSAAPDGRRLRLTVKDLGDGSREVARLRPGTRVLVEGPHGRLSARVRTRRHVALVGAGVGITPLRALAEGLDYGPGEAVLVHRYAERPLFAEELAALSLERGLRVVDLPGSRTAPGNDPRHLLHHVPDLAHRDVYVCGPEEWATEIGRAALAAGLPPEHLHVETFRW, from the coding sequence GTGACCACCGTCCCCACGGTCGCGCGGGTCCCGGTCGCGCGCCCGCGCCCGAGCCGGGCCGCCGCTGACCAGGGAGCCCGCCTGGCCGCCGGCGCCACGCTGTGGCTGTCCCTGCTGCTCGTGACCTACTGGTGGGTCGCCGACGGCGGGCTCGGCGCGCCGCTGGCCGGTGGCGCCCTGGTCCTGTCCGTGGGTCGGCTCACCGGCCTGGTGGCCAGCGTGCTGCTGCTGGCCCAGGTCGTGCTCATGGCTCGGGTGCCGGTGCTCGAGCGCGCCTTCGGCCAGGACCGGTTGGCGCGGGTGCACCGGGTGGTGGGCTTCGTCGGCTTCGACCTGATGGTGACCCACGTGCTCACCACCTCGGTCGGGTACGCCGGCGGCGACCTCCTCGCCAGCCCCGGCCGGCTCTGGCGGCTGGTCCTCGACGACCCCGGGATGCTGCTCGCCGCTGCCGGCACCCTCGCGCTGGTCATGGTCGTGGTGACCAGCGTCCGCGCGGCGCGTCGGCGACTGCGCTACGAGTCGTGGCACCTGCTGCACCTCTACGCCTACCTCGGCGTCGGCCTCGCCCTGCCGCACCAGCTGTGGACCGGTCAGCAGTTCGTCGGGTCCGCGGCGCGCACGCTGTTCTGGTGGACGGCGTGGGCGCTGGCCGCGGTGGCGGTGCTGGTCTGGCGCGTCGGCGTCCCGGCGTACCGCACCCTGCGCCACGACCTGCGCGTCACCGCAGTCGTCCCCGAGGCGCCCGGAGTGGTGTCGGTGCACGTGGCCGGTCGCGACCTGCACCGGATGCCGGTGGAGGCCGGCCAGTTCCTCACCTGGCGCTTCCTGGCCGGTCCCGGCTGGAGCCGCGCGCACCCGTACTCCCTGTCCGCCGCGCCGGACGGGCGCCGCCTGCGACTCACGGTCAAGGACCTCGGTGACGGCAGCCGCGAGGTGGCGCGGCTGCGTCCCGGCACCCGCGTGCTCGTCGAGGGCCCGCACGGCCGGCTCAGCGCGCGGGTCCGCACCCGGCGCCACGTCGCGCTCGTCGGCGCCGGCGTCGGGATCACCCCGCTGCGCGCGCTGGCCGAGGGCCTGGACTACGGGCCGGGGGAGGCCGTCCTCGTCCACCGCTACGCCGAGCGCCCGCTCTTCGCCGAGGAGCTCGCCGCTCTGAGCCTCGAGCGCGGCCTGCGCGTGGTCGACCTGCCCGGCTCCCGGACCGCGCCCGGCAACGACCCGCGCCACCTGCTGCACCACGTGCCCGACCTCGCCCACCGCGACGTCTACGTCTGCGGCCCCGAGGAGTGGGCCACCGAGATCGGCCGCGCGGCCCTGGCCGCCGGTCTCCCGCCCGAGCACCTGCACGTCGAGACCTTCCGGTGGTGA
- a CDS encoding response regulator transcription factor, which yields MRVLLAEDDLRLADVLTRTLAEAGWDVETVHDGLSAYRRALPDGIPYDVLVLDWMLPGLDGVEVCRRLRRLGVTTPVLVLTARGEVRDRIEGLDAGADDYLPKPFDLDELLARLRALHRRTAYADQDHVSVGDLTVDAGARRVHRGEVEVELSTREFDILWLLASNAGRVVSRYAILDEVWDGETDLSSNVIDVHVAAIRRKVDRPFGTASITTVRGAGYRLER from the coding sequence GTGCGGGTGCTGCTGGCCGAGGACGACCTGCGGCTGGCCGACGTCCTGACGCGGACGCTGGCCGAGGCCGGCTGGGACGTGGAGACCGTGCACGACGGGCTCTCGGCGTACCGCCGCGCGCTGCCCGACGGGATCCCCTACGACGTGCTCGTGCTCGACTGGATGCTCCCGGGCCTGGACGGGGTCGAGGTCTGCCGGCGGCTGCGCCGGCTGGGCGTGACCACGCCGGTGCTGGTGCTCACCGCCCGCGGCGAGGTGCGCGACCGGATCGAGGGGCTCGACGCGGGCGCAGACGACTACCTGCCCAAGCCGTTCGACCTCGACGAGCTGCTGGCCCGGCTCCGCGCGCTGCACCGCCGCACGGCGTACGCCGACCAGGACCACGTCAGTGTCGGCGACCTCACCGTCGACGCGGGCGCCCGGCGGGTGCACCGGGGCGAGGTCGAGGTCGAGCTGTCCACGCGGGAGTTCGACATCCTGTGGCTGCTGGCGAGCAACGCCGGGCGGGTGGTGTCGCGCTACGCGATCCTCGACGAGGTCTGGGACGGCGAGACCGACCTCAGCAGCAACGTCATCGACGTCCACGTCGCGGCCATCCGGCGCAAGGTGGACCGGCCCTTCGGCACCGCCAGCATCACCACCGTGCGGGGCGCCGGCTACCGGCTCGAGCGGTGA